The genomic window ATCGGCTGGAACGGCGCGAGGAAGGGATGATCGGACAGCTGCTCATGCAGCACGAACGCGTAAGCGGCGACGATGACCGCGATGCCGGCGAGCAGCCCTAGATGCGGCCGGCGCAGTTCGCGCGTCGGCGCGAAGATCACCGCGAATCCCAAGCACAGGCACCAGAACGCGATCGACAGATCGTTGGTCGAGCCGAACGGAAACGGCGCGCCGGCGACCACGAAGAACAGGATCAACGTGGCGGGCAGGCTCCACGACCAGCGCATCCTGGACCAGCTTATGTTGGGAGGCCAAAGGCGCATCGTCGTTCTGGAGCGAGCTTTGCTTTCGCTTCTAGAGGAAGCAATCAATCGGATAGATCTTCAGATCAACGTTGAGGCGGCTGTTCCGGGTCTGCGCCCGGAAGGCGTAGAATAGCCCAAGACTGTCACTCCCCGGCTCGAGTTTTATGCCAGGGGTTAATTCATCCGGTGGGACCAGAAGGCCGATGTGCCGGTTGATGGCGGAAATCTCAATCCGCCCCTCCCCCTCACCGAACCGCCCCTCGAGCCGGGTGACGGTGACCTTCGGCAGCCCGCGGCGCTGATGGCAGACATCCTCCTCCCACAGCTTGGTCTGTTGGACCAGCGGTTTGCCCGAGCCATCGGGGACGACGATCTCCGGGAAAGACGGGCGCAGCATTCCAAAGAACCGGCTCTCCTTGGAGTTCGCCGACAGCCGGACCGTGAACGAGAGCTCGCCTTTTTCTCCGCGAAGGCGCGACAAGATCGGCGCATCGGGTTCGGCGGAGACTATCACGTCGATGCGATGGCGAACACCGAGCTCCCCTGCAGCAGCAAGGGCCTGCCCGAACGGTGCAAGTCCGACGGCAGCAGGGACGAGAGCCAGAAGACGCCAGAATGCTCGAAAGCGCATGAAGCCCCTTGCAACACTGCGGGATGACCGATGACCGGCGCGACGTGCTCAGTGGCGCCTTGATCCAAATCCCGAACTCCTAGCCGCAGCAGAACCGCTTCGATTGCTAAACGAAAATGGCACCGGGACAAAGCCCCGGTGCCATCGGTTTTGGTCGATCAAGTCGGCGTCTTACGGCGCCGTCTTGATGTTGTTGCGGAAGATCAGGATATCGTTGGAGAGGTTCACGGCATCGCTGCCGGTCGCCATGATCACGCGCAGGTAGTTCAGGAACTTGGCAACTTCGACGTTGCGCGAGTTCGAAACGTAGATGATATCCTGGTTCTTCATCATGACCTTGGTGGCGAGGAAGAAGCCACCCGGATCGCGGAAATTGACCGCGAAGATGACCGGGATCGTCTCCGACGTGTACTTGCTCACGTCGATGCCGAGCTGAGCGGCAACCTCGCGCGGCTCGCGACGGTAGAGATACACGGCAGCCGGATCGGCCTGGCCATCCAAGAGACCTCCGGCCTTGCCGACGGCTTCGCCGAGGTTGATGCGCCATGCATCGAAATTGAACTCGCCGCTCTGGCCGCTGGCGCCGAACGCCAGGAACTTCTGCTGCTCGCGATAGACATAGATGCTGTCGTCGGGGCGAACATAGATGTTGTTCTCAGGCGTCATCACGAGATTTTCAAACGGCACGGTAGCCCGCCGTCCGGCACGCTCCAGCATGACCCAGGTCTCGAAGCCCTGACCCTTGATACCGCCGGCGCGGGTGATCGCATCGAGCACGCGATCCTTCGCACCCGCCGCGCTCGCCGGATAACGCGCCGGCGTATTGACCTCGCCGAGCACGCTGATGAGCTGGGTCCGCTGCGAGGACATCGCAACTACAACCTGCGGCTCGATGGCGCGGTTGGATATCTTTTCAACGATGGCTCGCTGAATCTGAACCGCTGTGAGCCCCGCCGCCTTGACCTGACCGGCATAGGGCACGGTGATAAAGCCGTCATTGTCGACCGATTGATCCGGGATCGTCACGAAATTACCCGGACGGACGCCGGCTTCCGCCGGGATGAACAGACCACCGGCGGCAGCTTCGAAGATGGTAACGCTGACGACGTCGCCGATGCCGAACACGATGCTGGCCGGCGGCCGCTTGTCCGTGAAGGCCCCCGCGAGCCCCTTGGGCTCATGGGTGTGCAGAATCTTCACCGTAGCCGGATTGATCGGCACCAGCTCATAGGCCGGCGCATTTTCGGTCTGGATCTTATTGTTGACGTCATCCGTCAGCGGGCCCGAACCTGGATTGGTTGAACACGCCCCGAGCGCTAGAGCGGCCGCCAGAAATGCCGGCTTGAATACATAAGTTTTGGCAAAGGAATGCATGAATCGCGCCCCAAGAGACCCCAATTACCGTCGATTGGTACGGCGGCGCGGGCGGTGCGACAAGGGTTCCCTAGTGGTTAACGGTGCGATCAGTCGGCTACTGTTGCGTGCGAGCCACTCTTTGGGGCTTAGTTTAACCCTTTGTGACTATTTGTTGTATTTCGTGTGCCCGGTCGGCGCGCAAACCGCCCAAGTCA from Bradyrhizobium zhanjiangense includes these protein-coding regions:
- a CDS encoding polysaccharide biosynthesis/export family protein; this translates as MHSFAKTYVFKPAFLAAALALGACSTNPGSGPLTDDVNNKIQTENAPAYELVPINPATVKILHTHEPKGLAGAFTDKRPPASIVFGIGDVVSVTIFEAAAGGLFIPAEAGVRPGNFVTIPDQSVDNDGFITVPYAGQVKAAGLTAVQIQRAIVEKISNRAIEPQVVVAMSSQRTQLISVLGEVNTPARYPASAAGAKDRVLDAITRAGGIKGQGFETWVMLERAGRRATVPFENLVMTPENNIYVRPDDSIYVYREQQKFLAFGASGQSGEFNFDAWRINLGEAVGKAGGLLDGQADPAAVYLYRREPREVAAQLGIDVSKYTSETIPVIFAVNFRDPGGFFLATKVMMKNQDIIYVSNSRNVEVAKFLNYLRVIMATGSDAVNLSNDILIFRNNIKTAP